In Candidatus Omnitrophota bacterium, the following proteins share a genomic window:
- the nusA gene encoding transcription termination factor NusA, translating to MSKEVLDILNRIGLERNIPIETLYDALEAALISASKKMLPPDVDVVEAELDRETGEFRIYANMEVVEVVEDENMEISLEEARQYVDDVQPGEELVIDVTPDDFGRIAAQSAKQVITQRIREAEREVIYDKYKNRAGDLVVGTVQRYEKGNVIVDLGNAEAVLSPKDHPPGERYRYGDRVKAIITEIRKSSKDAQIVLSRNTPALVVKLFEQEVAEIRDGVVSIRLVAREAGKRSKIAVLSSDNDVDPVGACVGMKGSRVQMVVQELRGERIDIIEYSDDKKRFVANSLKPANIESVELDDKNNRALLVVRDDELALAIGKNGLNAKLASELTGVEIDIVSESQIEEREAEAKRCLLAIPSINDNLLDALLTRDIFNFEDILKAGVEGLTRVDGIDKKMAEVILAETKKRIEEKENAPQKKEAVSSKEEKTGEAEPKREAIAETKESEADQPRQEASDAILEEKDKASPAVELAENSAPQEDEIINQDNQ from the coding sequence ATGTCCAAAGAGGTCCTCGATATTCTGAACCGCATCGGCCTGGAGCGGAATATCCCCATCGAAACGCTGTACGATGCGTTGGAAGCCGCCCTGATATCGGCATCGAAAAAAATGCTGCCGCCGGACGTGGATGTCGTGGAAGCGGAACTCGACCGGGAAACGGGAGAATTCCGCATCTACGCCAACATGGAAGTGGTGGAGGTGGTCGAGGATGAAAATATGGAGATTTCCCTGGAGGAGGCGCGGCAGTACGTAGACGACGTACAACCCGGGGAAGAACTGGTCATCGACGTTACGCCCGACGATTTCGGCCGCATCGCGGCGCAAAGCGCGAAGCAAGTGATTACCCAGCGCATTCGCGAGGCGGAGCGCGAAGTCATATACGATAAATATAAAAACCGGGCGGGCGACTTGGTTGTCGGAACGGTGCAGCGATACGAAAAAGGCAACGTCATCGTCGATCTAGGCAATGCGGAGGCGGTGTTGTCTCCCAAGGATCATCCCCCCGGAGAACGCTACCGCTACGGAGACCGCGTCAAAGCCATCATTACGGAAATCAGGAAATCCTCCAAGGATGCGCAAATTGTTCTCTCGCGCAATACTCCCGCCCTAGTAGTAAAACTCTTCGAACAGGAAGTGGCGGAAATCCGCGACGGCGTGGTCAGCATCCGGTTGGTGGCGCGGGAAGCGGGCAAGCGCAGCAAAATCGCGGTGCTTTCTTCCGACAACGACGTGGATCCCGTGGGCGCCTGCGTGGGCATGAAAGGCTCGCGCGTGCAGATGGTGGTTCAGGAATTGCGGGGAGAGCGGATCGACATTATCGAATACAGCGACGACAAAAAACGATTCGTCGCCAATTCCCTCAAGCCGGCCAATATCGAGAGCGTGGAATTGGACGACAAGAACAACCGCGCCCTCCTAGTTGTACGGGACGACGAACTTGCCCTAGCGATCGGGAAAAACGGCCTGAACGCCAAACTTGCGTCGGAATTGACGGGCGTGGAGATCGATATCGTTTCCGAATCGCAGATTGAGGAAAGGGAAGCGGAAGCTAAGCGCTGCCTCCTGGCCATCCCCTCGATCAACGATAATTTGCTGGACGCCTTGCTGACGCGAGACATCTTCAATTTCGAAGATATTCTCAAGGCGGGCGTCGAGGGATTGACCAGAGTAGATGGAATCGATAAAAAAATGGCGGAAGTCATTCTGGCGGAAACCAAGAAACGGATCGAAGAAAAAGAAAACGCTCCCCAGAAAAAGGAAGCTGTCTCTTCCAAGGAGGAAAAAACTGGCGAAGCGGAACCGAAACGCGAAGCGATCGCCGAGACGAAGGAATCGGAGGCGGACCAACCAAGGCAAGAAGCGTCCGATGCAATCCTTGAGGAAAAAGACAAAGCAAGTCCAGCCGTGGAATTAGCCGAGAATTCCGCCCCGCAGGAGGATGAAATCATCAACCAGGATAACCAATAA
- the infB gene encoding translation initiation factor IF-2 produces MRINQIAQKFGLKNKDILDYLDSIGVSGKSHSSALDEGTMELLLQHFGKLEKEDEPAPKTDSKFAKIRRPKGWKPSPEKMHEEEEAVRPAPSPVVEAAGEPLKESRAVPTVEAEVPPAPPKPPAPLYPSRPEPRIGLTAAGKIKEDLEEKAAARGDRRRPKPSQKKPKPKSVRLEPQKEPKGEPEIIIETPEIDISVMDTALLEKPLEIIVEKEKEIAVKHDQDEAIRREIQKLKAKQKRQAEVEVKKPEAVIRPERRREVVAKGRGKRAWKREKRERREMQMAAEETRLQRDSTILKVHDATTVADIADGLHIPVNELIQKLISLGVMASINQRLDAETVQIVADDYGFRVEQIDMFDNEIFTETWEDDADESRAIPRPPVVTIMGHVDHGKTKLLDAVRSTDVVSQEAGGITQHIGAYYVKTAGGDIVFLDTPGHEAFTTMRARGAMVTDIVVLVVSAADGVMPQTKEAIAHAKAADVPMIVAINKIDLDSANPERVKQQLAEQGLVAEDWGGNTVMVPISAKQKIGIDALLESILLQAELLELHADPQCRVRGTIIESRLEQGRGPVATVLVEQGTLRIGEPFVTGVYSGRVRAMLNDRGETIQEAGPSWPVEILGIEDVPSAGDPFIVVKDDNQAKQLSAKLRLIQRERELRRTRHVTLEDLHMQIEEGEIKELRIIVKGDVQGSVGAVCDNLNKIESEKVRIDILHSGVGSIAESDVMLASASNAVIIGFNVRPHPQVAELAKREHVDLRTYRIIYDAISDIKNAMTGMLDKTFKEKILGRGEIREVFRLSRGISIAGSFVQDGHLQRNAPVRLLRDSVVIHEGKLSSLKRFKDDVREVPSGYECGIGLEKWNDIRVGDVVECYELEEVAPTL; encoded by the coding sequence ATGAGAATCAATCAAATCGCACAAAAATTCGGTCTCAAAAACAAGGATATTCTCGATTACCTTGATTCGATCGGCGTTTCGGGGAAGAGCCATAGTTCTGCCCTGGATGAAGGCACGATGGAACTTCTTTTGCAACATTTCGGCAAATTGGAAAAAGAAGACGAACCTGCTCCCAAGACCGATAGCAAATTCGCCAAAATTCGCCGCCCGAAAGGCTGGAAGCCTTCTCCCGAAAAAATGCATGAGGAGGAAGAAGCCGTTCGTCCGGCGCCTTCCCCCGTCGTCGAAGCGGCCGGCGAACCGCTCAAAGAATCTCGCGCCGTTCCAACCGTAGAAGCGGAGGTTCCACCGGCTCCCCCGAAGCCCCCGGCTCCGCTATATCCGTCGAGACCCGAACCGAGAATCGGTTTGACGGCGGCGGGAAAGATAAAAGAAGATTTGGAAGAAAAAGCCGCCGCAAGAGGCGATCGGCGGCGTCCGAAGCCATCCCAGAAAAAGCCTAAGCCTAAATCCGTCCGGCTGGAACCCCAAAAAGAACCGAAAGGCGAACCTGAGATTATTATCGAAACACCCGAAATCGACATCAGCGTCATGGATACGGCGCTCCTTGAGAAACCTCTCGAAATTATCGTTGAAAAAGAGAAGGAAATTGCCGTTAAGCATGACCAGGACGAGGCGATCCGGCGCGAGATTCAAAAACTCAAAGCCAAGCAAAAACGCCAAGCGGAAGTGGAAGTCAAAAAGCCCGAGGCGGTTATACGGCCCGAACGGAGAAGAGAGGTTGTCGCCAAGGGAAGAGGCAAGCGGGCCTGGAAGCGGGAAAAACGCGAACGGCGCGAAATGCAAATGGCGGCGGAAGAGACGCGCCTGCAACGGGACAGCACGATTTTGAAAGTGCATGACGCCACGACGGTAGCCGATATCGCCGACGGGCTGCATATTCCCGTCAACGAACTCATTCAAAAACTTATCTCGCTGGGCGTGATGGCGTCGATCAATCAGCGCCTCGACGCGGAAACGGTTCAGATCGTGGCGGACGATTACGGCTTCCGAGTCGAGCAGATCGATATGTTCGACAATGAAATCTTTACGGAAACGTGGGAAGACGACGCCGACGAATCGCGGGCTATTCCCCGCCCGCCCGTTGTTACGATTATGGGCCACGTCGATCACGGCAAAACGAAACTGCTGGACGCCGTGCGCAGCACGGACGTCGTTTCCCAGGAAGCGGGAGGCATTACGCAGCACATCGGCGCCTATTACGTCAAAACGGCGGGCGGCGATATCGTATTCCTGGATACGCCTGGCCACGAAGCTTTTACGACCATGCGCGCGCGAGGCGCAATGGTGACGGATATCGTCGTTTTGGTCGTATCCGCAGCGGACGGCGTGATGCCGCAAACAAAAGAAGCGATCGCTCACGCCAAGGCGGCGGACGTTCCAATGATCGTTGCTATTAACAAAATCGATCTGGACAGCGCCAATCCTGAACGAGTCAAGCAGCAATTGGCGGAACAAGGATTGGTAGCGGAAGATTGGGGCGGCAACACCGTCATGGTTCCCATATCCGCTAAGCAAAAAATCGGCATCGACGCTCTTTTGGAAAGCATCCTGCTGCAGGCGGAACTGTTGGAATTACATGCAGATCCTCAATGCCGCGTACGGGGGACAATTATAGAAAGCCGTCTGGAACAAGGCCGCGGTCCCGTCGCCACCGTTTTGGTTGAACAAGGAACGCTGCGGATCGGCGAACCTTTCGTAACGGGCGTTTATTCCGGGCGAGTGCGGGCAATGCTTAACGATCGAGGAGAGACGATTCAGGAAGCAGGTCCTTCCTGGCCGGTAGAAATTCTCGGCATCGAGGACGTCCCCAGCGCGGGAGACCCATTCATCGTCGTCAAGGACGACAATCAGGCTAAGCAATTGAGCGCCAAACTGCGGCTGATTCAGCGCGAACGCGAATTGCGGCGGACGCGCCACGTTACGCTGGAAGACCTGCACATGCAGATTGAAGAGGGCGAGATCAAGGAACTGCGCATCATCGTCAAAGGCGACGTGCAAGGCTCCGTCGGCGCGGTTTGCGACAACCTCAACAAGATCGAAAGCGAAAAAGTTCGCATCGATATTTTGCACAGCGGCGTCGGCTCGATTGCGGAATCCGACGTCATGCTCGCTTCGGCCTCCAACGCCGTCATCATCGGCTTCAATGTGCGGCCGCATCCGCAAGTCGCCGAACTGGCCAAACGGGAGCATGTCGATCTTCGCACCTATCGCATCATTTACGACGCCATCTCCGATATCAAGAACGCCATGACGGGCATGTTGGACAAAACGTTCAAGGAAAAGATACTCGGACGCGGCGAAATCCGCGAAGTTTTTCGTCTTTCGCGAGGGATCAGCATCGCCGGATCGTTCGTTCAGGACGGCCATTTGCAGCGCAACGCGCCGGTGCGGCTGCTGCGCGATTCCGTCGTGATTCATGAAGGAAAATTGTCCTCGTTGAAGCGGTTCAAGGACGACGTCCGCGAAGTCCCGTCCGGCTATGAATGCGGCATTGGATTGGAGAAATGGAACGATATCCGCGTCGGGGACGTTGTGGAATGCTACGAGTTGGAAGAGGTAGCGCCTACCCTGTAG
- a CDS encoding DUF503 domain-containing protein, whose product MIVGVLEVSLHIPQSRSLKDKRQAVRSLKDRIRRKFNVSLAETDGQNTWQTCVLAMSMAASQRAAIEREFNHILELIETEPAIVLTDHWIDYL is encoded by the coding sequence ATGATCGTTGGAGTGTTGGAGGTCTCGCTGCATATACCGCAGTCCCGCTCCCTGAAAGACAAAAGACAAGCCGTCCGGAGCCTGAAAGACCGCATCCGCCGGAAATTCAACGTTTCTCTCGCCGAAACCGACGGACAAAATACCTGGCAAACATGCGTGCTCGCTATGTCGATGGCGGCGTCTCAGCGAGCGGCCATCGAAAGAGAATTCAACCATATCTTGGAACTGATCGAAACGGAACCCGCCATCGTCTTAACGGATCATTGGATCGATTATCTTTGA
- the rbfA gene encoding 30S ribosome-binding factor RbfA has product MTQKKNYRIAQVNRLLQEEIADILLTEIDDERLKQITLTEVRAAKDLSHAIVFITLHKSGGREELLEAVHRASGAIRKLLNSRIRLKRIPELDFRYDDSLDRAERITRILDRLHVEIQDDIDSE; this is encoded by the coding sequence ATGACGCAAAAAAAGAATTATCGCATCGCGCAAGTGAACAGGCTCCTGCAAGAAGAGATTGCGGATATCCTGCTCACGGAAATCGACGACGAACGGCTCAAGCAAATAACGCTCACCGAGGTGCGCGCCGCAAAAGACTTGAGTCACGCCATCGTATTCATCACTCTGCATAAAAGCGGCGGACGGGAAGAATTGCTGGAAGCCGTCCATCGCGCCTCCGGCGCGATTCGAAAACTGCTGAATTCGCGAATCCGTTTGAAGCGCATTCCGGAATTGGATTTTCGCTATGACGATTCGCTCGACCGAGCCGAAAGAATTACGCGAATTTTAGACCGCCTTCACGTTGAAATCCAAGACGATATCGATTCCGAGTAG
- the truB gene encoding tRNA pseudouridine(55) synthase TruB: protein MDGVLNINKPAGLTSHDVVDRIRRAAKMKKVGHTGTLDPMATGVLPLCLGKATKIVQFLIAQDKEYAVTMTLGIVTDSQDTTGQIVEEVPVPTLDEAKIQEIFQRYTGESMQTPPMISAKHHKGKRLYQLARQGVEVEREPCKITIYDLTLLNMRLPEIEFRVICSKGTYIRTLCHDLGEALGSGAAMSGLVRVRCGVFHLDGAVDLDGLQSPDDVAKRLVGLNDALGSMPSVSVGSEGKASLHCGRSLTGGSITRRSGDFDSGSLVRVTTRDGSLIGVGKALMNSRQVDDLAGNLNVIQPVKVLL from the coding sequence ATGGATGGAGTCCTTAATATCAATAAACCCGCTGGGCTAACGTCGCACGACGTAGTGGATCGCATTCGGCGGGCGGCCAAGATGAAAAAAGTGGGACATACCGGCACCTTGGACCCCATGGCGACCGGCGTTTTGCCTCTCTGTCTGGGCAAGGCGACGAAAATCGTGCAATTTCTCATCGCACAGGATAAGGAATACGCCGTCACGATGACGCTGGGAATCGTTACCGACAGCCAGGATACGACGGGGCAAATCGTGGAGGAAGTCCCGGTTCCCACGCTGGACGAAGCGAAAATTCAGGAAATCTTCCAACGCTATACGGGCGAATCGATGCAAACCCCTCCGATGATTTCCGCGAAGCACCATAAAGGGAAAAGACTTTATCAATTGGCGCGGCAAGGCGTGGAAGTCGAGCGCGAACCTTGCAAAATTACCATATACGATTTAACATTATTGAATATGCGTTTGCCCGAAATCGAGTTCCGGGTGATCTGCAGCAAGGGAACGTACATCCGGACATTGTGCCACGATCTAGGCGAAGCGCTGGGAAGCGGCGCCGCAATGTCCGGCCTCGTCCGAGTCCGATGCGGCGTTTTTCATCTCGACGGCGCTGTGGACTTGGATGGCCTTCAATCCCCCGATGACGTAGCGAAGCGCTTGGTTGGATTGAATGACGCTTTGGGATCGATGCCTTCCGTCTCCGTCGGTTCGGAAGGAAAGGCTTCGCTCCATTGCGGGCGTTCGCTCACAGGCGGCTCTATCACTCGGCGCAGCGGGGATTTCGATTCCGGATCGCTAGTCAGGGTGACGACTCGCGACGGTTCGCTCATCGGAGTAGGTAAAGCGCTTATGAATTCCAGGCAGGTCGACGATCTCGCCGGGAATCTAAACGTTATTCAGCCGGTGAAAGTATTATTATAA
- the rpsO gene encoding 30S ribosomal protein S15, with protein MSITNDRKQELIGEYKIHESDTGSPEVQIAILSEKIRNLTEHFKLHKKDHHSRRGLLMMVSRRRRLLDYLKRTEINRYRQLIERLGLRR; from the coding sequence TTGTCCATCACCAACGATCGTAAACAAGAGCTAATCGGCGAATACAAAATTCATGAATCGGATACGGGTTCGCCGGAGGTGCAGATCGCTATTCTTTCGGAAAAAATCCGCAATCTGACCGAACATTTTAAGCTGCACAAGAAAGATCATCATTCCCGAAGGGGATTATTGATGATGGTAAGCCGCCGGCGGCGTTTGTTGGATTACCTCAAACGGACGGAGATTAACCGTTATCGGCAATTGATCGAAAGGTTAGGCCTTCGCCGTTAG
- the pnp gene encoding polyribonucleotide nucleotidyltransferase, whose translation MNQITTLTRTVAGKEMTLENGRIARQAGGSVTCRVGDTMVFAAATMAPPMREGLDFFPLTVDYRESRYAAGKFPGGFFKREGRPSERETLISRCIDRPIRPLFPEGFNSEVQVLLNVISFDTENEADICAMIAAFAALEISDIPFSGGIGAVRIGCCDSQLIVNPTMKQIADGSMNLTIAGTRHSIVMVEGGAAEVSEETLLEAFDLAQSALRELIDAIDEFRRMCGKTKIEFLTPEKNAALQARVAELAAERIKEANIIPDKHERQAALDDVLQDITDRILAEKEVERQTAIQRGEISVADPEALLIYKKRIAEISVEIAAFMHDLEKEIVRRRILDEGLRSDSRRPNEIRPITCELGVIPRAHGSALFTRGQTQALVSTTLGTISDEQKIDGLTEDYFKKFMLHYNFPPYSVGEVRPLRSPGRREVGHGALAERSLTRMIPEQEAFPYTIRVVSEILESNGSSSMASVCGGTLSLMDAGVPIKSPVAGIAMGLVKEGDRYAILSDILGVEDHLGDMDFKVTGTRQGITAFQMDLKIEGVSRSIMAEALEQARQGRIHILGIMEQAIASPRERLSPYAPRIQIMTIPVDKIRDVIGPGGKMIRKIISETGAKIDIDDDGRVVIASMDEVAGNKAKEWIDYLTEEVEIGKIYKGKVTRIVNFGAFVEVLPGQEGLVHISEIGEHRINRVEDVLNEGDETEVKVIEIDDFGRINLSKRQADMELGRIPMSSGKDRGDRGGRSGGGDRGDRGGRDRGDRGDRGGRNDRGGRDRGGRGGHGDR comes from the coding sequence ATGAATCAGATTACCACATTAACCCGAACCGTCGCCGGAAAAGAAATGACGCTGGAAAACGGGCGCATCGCCCGTCAGGCGGGCGGTTCCGTAACCTGCCGCGTCGGCGATACGATGGTTTTCGCCGCCGCGACGATGGCCCCCCCTATGCGGGAAGGCCTTGACTTTTTCCCGTTGACCGTCGATTACCGCGAAAGCCGGTACGCCGCAGGGAAATTCCCCGGCGGTTTTTTCAAACGAGAAGGCCGCCCTTCCGAAAGAGAGACGCTGATATCCCGTTGCATCGACCGTCCCATCCGTCCGCTATTTCCCGAAGGTTTCAATAGCGAAGTGCAAGTGCTCTTGAACGTCATCTCCTTCGATACGGAAAACGAGGCGGATATTTGCGCCATGATCGCCGCTTTTGCGGCGTTGGAAATTTCGGACATCCCCTTCTCGGGAGGCATCGGCGCCGTGCGCATCGGATGCTGCGACAGCCAATTGATCGTCAATCCGACGATGAAGCAAATCGCCGACGGCTCCATGAATCTCACCATCGCTGGGACGCGCCATTCCATCGTCATGGTGGAAGGCGGCGCGGCGGAAGTTTCTGAAGAGACGTTGCTGGAAGCCTTCGATCTGGCTCAATCCGCTTTGCGGGAGTTAATCGACGCCATCGACGAATTCCGCCGAATGTGCGGCAAAACGAAGATAGAATTTCTGACGCCGGAAAAAAACGCCGCTCTTCAAGCGCGAGTGGCGGAATTGGCCGCCGAGCGCATCAAGGAAGCCAACATCATTCCGGACAAACACGAACGGCAAGCGGCGTTGGACGACGTGTTGCAGGACATTACGGATCGCATTTTGGCGGAAAAAGAGGTGGAACGCCAAACCGCCATTCAGCGGGGAGAAATCTCCGTCGCCGATCCCGAAGCTTTGCTGATCTACAAAAAAAGAATCGCTGAAATCTCTGTGGAAATCGCCGCCTTCATGCACGACTTGGAAAAAGAGATCGTGCGGCGCCGCATTCTGGACGAAGGATTGCGCAGCGATAGCCGCCGTCCCAACGAAATCCGTCCGATAACCTGCGAGTTGGGCGTTATCCCCCGCGCGCACGGTTCCGCGCTATTTACGCGGGGACAAACGCAAGCGCTGGTTTCCACGACGCTGGGAACGATATCCGACGAACAGAAAATCGACGGTTTGACGGAAGATTATTTCAAGAAGTTCATGCTGCATTACAACTTTCCGCCGTACAGCGTCGGCGAAGTGCGTCCCTTGCGCAGTCCAGGCCGCCGGGAAGTCGGCCACGGCGCTTTGGCGGAGCGTTCGTTGACGAGGATGATCCCCGAACAAGAGGCGTTTCCCTATACAATCCGCGTCGTCTCCGAGATTCTCGAATCCAATGGATCGTCGTCGATGGCCAGCGTATGCGGCGGGACGCTTTCCCTAATGGATGCGGGCGTTCCCATCAAGTCGCCCGTTGCGGGCATAGCGATGGGCTTGGTGAAAGAGGGCGACCGTTACGCCATCCTATCGGATATCCTGGGCGTCGAAGATCACCTTGGCGATATGGATTTTAAAGTGACGGGAACGCGCCAGGGCATTACGGCGTTTCAGATGGATTTGAAAATCGAAGGCGTTTCCCGCTCTATCATGGCGGAAGCTTTGGAACAGGCGCGGCAGGGACGCATTCATATTTTGGGCATTATGGAACAGGCGATCGCCTCTCCCCGCGAGCGCCTAAGCCCCTACGCGCCGCGCATCCAGATTATGACGATTCCCGTGGATAAGATACGAGACGTAATCGGTCCCGGCGGCAAGATGATCCGCAAGATCATCAGCGAAACCGGCGCTAAAATAGATATCGACGACGACGGCCGCGTCGTTATCGCCTCGATGGACGAAGTGGCGGGAAACAAAGCCAAAGAGTGGATCGATTATCTGACGGAAGAAGTGGAAATCGGTAAAATCTACAAAGGCAAAGTAACGCGCATCGTCAACTTCGGCGCTTTCGTGGAAGTACTGCCTGGCCAGGAAGGCTTGGTTCATATTTCCGAAATCGGCGAACATCGCATCAACCGGGTGGAAGATGTGCTCAATGAAGGCGACGAAACGGAAGTGAAAGTGATCGAGATCGACGATTTCGGACGCATCAACTTGAGCAAGAGGCAAGCCGATATGGAACTGGGACGCATTCCCATGAGCAGCGGCAAAGACCGGGGCGACCGGGGCGGACGCAGCGGCGGCGG